A region from the Pseudomonas sp. KU26590 genome encodes:
- a CDS encoding dermonecrotic toxin domain-containing protein, producing the protein MFSSEQARWRCYSSVRGAVHYICMPLWGLVPVYLCAFDHTQKQGRKMNTASQAVTAAFIQNTLPHWFIQATPAMRDALRQDMTLAHAAREDLNQVLQPVQDLPAFARPLLTQALDAEFGPGLDVDRDHFFHARFQRDRLTGRPAPQGSSTRSLLAAALQNFEAAEVGETDRESASAIVRGSPDALSAHASVHPLNVRPGRFIELCRRLDLGGLYQRHLRHVLHPVARPGMAGSLDSEDIKARMIERARLALRVDCHIARLKGTIDEAQYQALLQLDFTGPAAQVCTLQLLGCKLRGALLFKLGEQTRCTVYLPGEPDNAVQSYPSLEHFTQALRTKLRSEVYQRYFDRFIPERSKSAFFRRLHERLAPHVLHSVARGKGFHRQLISVSEVDQNAFLDLEAIEVGGALGDVVYLHHMLQVKDDARVLAVPTDDEDRKTRDQRLAEWLDYGMDGLNIAALFVPGLGETMMLVAGAQLLDETFEGIEAWRHGDMDEALDHLGNVAQNLAMMGVLGAAGAAAGAMAAEAAASQPPSFITRSVPARDAAGRVRLTDVSVALRRLHPAFADIDDKAVSRIMAVSGVDEERLAALHIGRLPAPAELLDTAKRFRLSLQAAESSESFEAAYRASEKSNDPLILLLRRDFPSLTLSAGQSLVAEMSAEQKLAMSDTQRIPLEVAGKVRIHLRQNRMSRALEGFFLMPSTVNRDLQRLTLRSLATFPGWPADLRIEIRDGSATGPLLDSVGAENAERRRVLVRSDKGFQGSGADSSAKPRSLFSALLQALPEDSLRVMGLNDADIQVRALKRRVFDWVRSQPKWTAEQLGEWTFPTRFSPPQRLPDGRIGYPLSGRGAVPPAGSRTPEQQLLQAMTHLYPESVELPEQVRSMARRARPLEQLLAATRARIAAYDQLHVSLIAWAEADDMSVLLNDGERMARRRVANALGRAWRYSHDTAPRGPRWLTLEHVAIPQLPPLPDFYATITQIELNNVVLDSAAADAFLANFPNMTRLNVQGSLPELPAILPQLQYLEHLSLENMPWPIAQPAMDRLMDIPALTSLSLAGTYLGELTDTSRLRLSALWINNTGLTQWPEWTQSLALNELDISDNHITEIAADVIENPTDHDRHTVIYAYNNPFTHEALEAYWRNDTGYGHRYQLDYDFPEDIREIHVEGARMETDSDSSDDDGEPHGHRAGSSRRVPEATAQDWLQPGEDVLNARLLAAWERVEQAADAPHLLVLLQRLRETPDFRQFHAELASDVLTVLETAAQDAPLRSQLEVMANDRLFGANQTCQDGARLIFSDIQVAVYSHGSLLGVAEGQRTEALLGVIRQLFRLNEVQAIADAEIARRESLGRPVDHAEVRLAYRIGLTDDLGLPGQPYRMAWERLAAVDRGALLDARRHVLEAERGPAFLHFAVSDRQWAERLRADHREGLELVTESVRARMVAMEDHPPTDPDDYHRQGLALIAEREAVETLMLSQLTDLYRAGW; encoded by the coding sequence ATGTTCAGCTCGGAGCAGGCAAGGTGGCGATGTTACTCCAGCGTCCGGGGGGCCGTGCACTACATATGTATGCCACTTTGGGGGCTCGTTCCTGTTTATCTGTGCGCCTTTGATCACACGCAAAAACAAGGACGTAAGATGAACACCGCCAGTCAGGCTGTCACTGCTGCATTCATTCAGAACACGCTTCCCCATTGGTTTATCCAGGCCACGCCAGCCATGCGCGATGCCCTGCGCCAGGACATGACCCTCGCGCATGCCGCTCGGGAGGATCTCAATCAGGTTCTCCAGCCTGTTCAGGACCTGCCGGCATTTGCCCGCCCGTTGCTGACCCAGGCCCTTGACGCTGAATTCGGGCCGGGTCTCGATGTTGACCGCGACCATTTCTTCCACGCCAGATTCCAGCGCGACCGGCTGACGGGGCGCCCCGCACCGCAGGGTTCCAGCACCCGTTCGCTGCTGGCGGCCGCGCTGCAGAATTTTGAGGCGGCCGAGGTCGGGGAAACTGACCGCGAAAGCGCCTCTGCCATCGTTCGTGGCTCGCCTGATGCTTTGTCGGCGCACGCGAGCGTGCATCCTTTGAATGTACGTCCCGGTCGATTTATCGAGCTGTGCCGTCGGCTGGACCTGGGCGGCCTATATCAGCGGCACTTGCGTCATGTGCTGCATCCCGTGGCGCGGCCCGGTATGGCCGGCAGCCTGGACAGCGAAGACATCAAGGCGCGCATGATCGAACGCGCGCGTCTGGCCCTGCGCGTCGATTGTCATATCGCGCGCCTCAAGGGGACGATCGACGAGGCACAGTACCAGGCGCTATTGCAGCTCGACTTCACCGGTCCGGCAGCGCAGGTCTGCACCTTGCAACTGCTCGGTTGCAAGTTGCGGGGTGCGTTGCTGTTCAAGCTCGGTGAGCAGACACGCTGCACGGTGTACCTGCCCGGAGAGCCGGATAATGCGGTTCAGTCCTATCCGTCGCTGGAACATTTCACACAGGCGCTGAGGACCAAGCTGCGTTCTGAGGTGTATCAGCGCTACTTCGACCGGTTCATTCCCGAGCGCAGCAAATCAGCCTTTTTCAGGCGTCTGCACGAGCGCCTGGCGCCCCACGTCCTGCACAGCGTCGCCCGTGGCAAAGGTTTTCACCGACAGCTGATCAGCGTGTCCGAGGTGGATCAGAATGCTTTTCTCGATCTGGAAGCCATCGAGGTGGGCGGCGCGCTGGGTGATGTTGTCTATCTTCACCACATGCTGCAAGTGAAGGACGACGCTCGGGTACTGGCCGTCCCTACTGACGATGAGGACCGTAAAACCCGCGATCAACGTCTCGCTGAATGGCTGGACTACGGCATGGACGGGCTCAATATTGCGGCGCTGTTCGTTCCCGGCCTGGGCGAAACCATGATGTTGGTCGCAGGTGCGCAATTGCTGGACGAGACCTTCGAAGGCATTGAAGCGTGGCGCCATGGCGACATGGATGAAGCGTTGGACCATTTGGGAAATGTTGCGCAAAACCTGGCAATGATGGGGGTGTTGGGTGCCGCCGGTGCGGCGGCCGGCGCAATGGCAGCAGAGGCAGCAGCATCGCAGCCGCCGTCCTTCATCACGCGTAGCGTGCCCGCCCGTGACGCTGCCGGCCGTGTGCGCCTGACCGACGTCAGCGTGGCTTTGCGCCGCCTGCATCCGGCGTTCGCGGACATCGACGACAAGGCGGTCAGCCGCATCATGGCGGTCAGCGGCGTGGACGAGGAACGCCTGGCGGCCCTGCACATCGGGCGCCTCCCCGCACCAGCGGAACTGCTCGACACTGCCAAGCGGTTCCGGTTGAGTCTGCAAGCGGCAGAGTCGAGTGAGTCATTCGAGGCGGCATACCGCGCCAGTGAAAAGTCGAATGATCCGCTGATTCTCCTGCTCAGGCGCGATTTTCCTTCCCTCACCTTGTCTGCAGGACAGTCGCTGGTTGCAGAAATGAGCGCCGAGCAAAAGCTCGCCATGTCGGACACTCAACGCATCCCGCTAGAGGTGGCCGGCAAGGTTCGCATTCACTTGCGTCAGAACCGCATGAGCCGCGCGCTGGAAGGCTTCTTCCTGATGCCGAGCACGGTCAACCGCGATCTGCAACGCCTGACATTGCGCAGCCTCGCAACCTTTCCGGGATGGCCCGCCGACCTGCGTATCGAGATTCGCGACGGCAGTGCGACGGGGCCATTGCTTGACAGTGTTGGCGCAGAAAACGCCGAGCGACGACGCGTTCTGGTCAGAAGCGACAAAGGGTTTCAGGGAAGTGGCGCCGACTCATCGGCAAAACCACGCAGCCTGTTTTCCGCTCTCCTGCAGGCACTGCCCGAGGACAGCCTTCGGGTGATGGGGCTGAACGATGCCGACATTCAGGTACGCGCGTTGAAGCGCAGGGTCTTCGATTGGGTCCGCTCGCAACCGAAATGGACCGCTGAACAACTGGGGGAGTGGACCTTTCCAACACGTTTCAGCCCGCCGCAGCGCTTGCCCGACGGGCGCATTGGCTACCCTCTCAGCGGACGTGGTGCTGTGCCGCCTGCTGGGAGCAGAACGCCCGAACAGCAACTGCTCCAGGCGATGACCCATCTTTACCCGGAGAGCGTGGAATTGCCCGAGCAGGTACGCAGCATGGCGCGACGTGCTCGCCCACTGGAGCAATTGCTGGCTGCGACCCGTGCCCGTATTGCTGCTTACGATCAACTGCACGTCAGCCTGATCGCCTGGGCCGAGGCGGACGACATGAGCGTGCTGCTCAATGACGGAGAGCGCATGGCGCGGCGTCGTGTAGCCAACGCGTTGGGCCGGGCGTGGCGCTACAGCCACGATACGGCACCCCGGGGGCCTCGCTGGCTGACGTTGGAGCACGTTGCCATTCCGCAGCTGCCGCCATTGCCGGATTTCTACGCGACTATCACCCAGATCGAGCTGAATAACGTCGTGCTGGACAGTGCTGCTGCCGATGCTTTCCTGGCGAATTTCCCTAATATGACGCGCCTGAACGTGCAGGGCAGTTTACCCGAGCTGCCCGCCATTCTGCCGCAGCTTCAGTATCTGGAGCACCTGTCTCTGGAAAACATGCCATGGCCTATCGCCCAGCCAGCGATGGACAGGCTGATGGATATTCCGGCGCTCACCTCATTAAGCCTGGCAGGCACTTACCTGGGCGAACTGACCGACACCAGCCGGCTTCGTCTTTCAGCCTTGTGGATCAACAACACAGGCCTGACTCAATGGCCTGAATGGACCCAGTCTCTGGCCCTCAACGAACTGGACATCAGCGATAACCACATCACTGAAATCGCGGCCGACGTCATCGAGAACCCGACGGATCACGACCGGCATACGGTGATTTACGCTTACAACAACCCTTTCACTCACGAGGCACTGGAAGCTTACTGGCGCAACGACACCGGCTACGGCCATCGCTATCAGCTGGATTACGACTTCCCGGAGGACATCCGCGAGATTCACGTGGAAGGCGCACGGATGGAAACCGACTCCGATTCTTCGGACGACGACGGCGAGCCCCACGGTCATCGCGCCGGGTCCAGCCGGCGTGTTCCCGAGGCGACGGCGCAGGACTGGTTACAGCCAGGTGAAGACGTGTTGAACGCGCGGCTGCTGGCGGCATGGGAGCGGGTGGAGCAGGCGGCGGACGCGCCTCATTTGTTGGTGTTGCTGCAGCGTTTGCGGGAGACCCCTGACTTTCGCCAGTTCCATGCCGAGCTTGCCAGCGACGTGCTGACCGTGCTGGAAACCGCCGCGCAGGATGCCCCATTGCGCAGCCAGCTTGAGGTCATGGCCAATGACCGCCTGTTCGGTGCCAATCAAACCTGCCAGGACGGTGCGCGGCTGATTTTCAGTGACATCCAGGTCGCGGTTTACAGTCATGGATCGCTGCTCGGGGTGGCCGAGGGTCAGCGCACGGAGGCGTTGCTGGGCGTCATTCGCCAGCTCTTTCGGCTCAACGAGGTGCAGGCGATCGCCGACGCCGAGATAGCCAGACGTG
- the mnmC gene encoding bifunctional tRNA (5-methylaminomethyl-2-thiouridine)(34)-methyltransferase MnmD/FAD-dependent 5-carboxymethylaminomethyl-2-thiouridine(34) oxidoreductase MnmC, which yields MTTTDHTEIAEIVHAHAQIDWDEQGNPHSRVFSDVYFSTESGLDETRHVFLIQNELPERFAALPAGGRLVIGETGFGTGLNFLCAWQLFNSRAVADARLHFVSVEKYPLSRADLERALNLWPELKEQADHLLGQYVAVHQGFQRLVFDGGRVTLTLLIGDALDMLPQLDGQIDAWFLDGFAPAKNPEMWTPELFAELARLAAPGSTIGTFTSTGWVRRALNAAGFKMKRVPGIGHKWEVLKGRFIGWPEDVPTPPRAKPWFARPRLLPRSLDTPRTALVIGAGLAGCATAASLAARGWHVSLLDRHGGLAQEASGNPQGVLYLKLSAHGTALSQLVLSGFGHTRRLLERLQRGIDWDDCGVLQLAFDEKEQARQAQLASAFPDDLLHVLDRADAESQAGVMLKSGGLFYPQGGWVHPPALCRDQASASHIQLLPHNDVVELRRNGALWQAWDGKRLLASAPVVVLAGAAEIKHFPASADLPLKRIRGQITRLAETPESQGLATVVCAEGYVAPARNGEHTLGASFAFNSDDLTPSTAEHLGNLELLREISEDLTERLNANVLPADDLQGRAAFRCTSPDYLPIVGPLADRAAFVEAYALLRKDARQTPDTECPWLDGLYVNSGHGSRGLITAPLSGELIAAWLDDEPLPLPRSVAEACHPNRFALRGLIRGK from the coding sequence ATGACCACCACTGACCACACCGAGATCGCCGAGATTGTCCACGCCCACGCCCAGATCGATTGGGACGAACAGGGCAATCCGCATTCGCGGGTGTTCTCCGACGTTTATTTCTCGACCGAATCGGGCCTGGATGAAACCCGCCATGTGTTCCTGATCCAGAACGAGCTGCCTGAGCGCTTTGCTGCTTTACCGGCGGGCGGGCGGCTGGTGATCGGCGAAACCGGTTTTGGTACCGGGCTGAATTTCCTGTGTGCCTGGCAGCTGTTCAACTCCCGCGCAGTGGCAGACGCCCGCCTGCATTTCGTCAGCGTCGAAAAATACCCGCTGAGCCGTGCAGATCTGGAGCGCGCGCTGAATTTGTGGCCCGAGCTCAAGGAGCAGGCGGATCACTTGCTGGGCCAATATGTGGCGGTGCATCAGGGCTTCCAGCGGTTGGTGTTCGATGGCGGCCGCGTCACGCTGACCCTGCTGATCGGCGACGCGCTGGACATGCTGCCGCAACTGGACGGGCAGATCGACGCGTGGTTTCTCGACGGTTTCGCGCCCGCGAAAAACCCGGAAATGTGGACGCCCGAGCTGTTCGCCGAGCTGGCCCGGCTGGCGGCACCGGGCTCGACCATCGGCACGTTTACCAGCACCGGCTGGGTGCGCAGGGCACTGAACGCAGCCGGTTTCAAAATGAAGCGCGTGCCGGGGATCGGGCATAAGTGGGAAGTGCTTAAAGGCCGCTTCATCGGCTGGCCTGAAGACGTGCCAACGCCACCGCGCGCCAAGCCTTGGTTTGCCCGGCCCCGTTTACTGCCCCGTTCACTTGACACCCCTCGCACAGCATTGGTGATTGGCGCCGGGCTGGCGGGGTGCGCCACGGCGGCGAGCCTGGCAGCGCGCGGCTGGCACGTCAGTCTGCTGGACCGCCATGGGGGTCTGGCGCAAGAAGCATCGGGCAATCCACAAGGGGTGCTCTACCTGAAGCTGTCGGCCCATGGCACTGCGTTGTCGCAGCTGGTCCTGAGCGGATTCGGCCACACCCGACGTCTGCTGGAGCGCCTGCAGCGGGGCATCGACTGGGACGACTGCGGTGTGCTGCAACTGGCTTTCGATGAGAAAGAGCAGGCGCGCCAGGCGCAACTGGCTTCGGCGTTCCCCGACGATCTGCTGCATGTGCTGGACCGGGCTGACGCCGAGTCGCAGGCCGGTGTCATGTTGAAGAGCGGCGGCTTGTTTTACCCACAGGGCGGTTGGGTGCATCCGCCAGCGCTGTGTCGCGATCAGGCAAGCGCAAGCCACATTCAGCTGCTGCCCCACAATGATGTGGTCGAGCTGCGGCGCAACGGCGCGCTGTGGCAGGCGTGGGATGGCAAGCGTCTGTTGGCCTCTGCTCCAGTCGTGGTGCTGGCGGGCGCAGCCGAGATCAAACACTTTCCCGCCAGCGCGGACCTGCCGCTCAAGCGTATTCGAGGGCAGATCACCCGACTGGCTGAAACCCCCGAAAGCCAGGGCTTGGCCACTGTCGTGTGCGCCGAGGGTTACGTGGCGCCCGCACGCAACGGCGAACACACGCTGGGCGCAAGCTTCGCCTTCAACAGTGATGACCTGACGCCGAGCACGGCTGAGCATCTGGGCAATCTCGAACTGCTGCGGGAAATCTCCGAAGACTTGACCGAGCGGCTGAACGCCAACGTCTTGCCCGCCGATGACCTCCAAGGTCGCGCCGCATTTCGCTGCACCAGCCCGGATTACCTGCCCATCGTCGGGCCGCTCGCGGATCGAGCGGCGTTTGTTGAGGCGTACGCCTTGCTGCGCAAAGACGCGCGCCAGACGCCGGATACCGAGTGCCCATGGCTCGACGGCTTGTACGTCAACAGCGGTCATGGCTCTCGCGGTCTGATCACGGCGCCGCTGTCCGGTGAACTGATCGCCGCCTGGCTGGATGACGAACCCTTGCCACTTCCGCGAAGCGTGGCCGAGGCCTGTCACCCCAACCGGTTCGCGCTGCGCGGGTTGATTCGCGGAAAGTAG
- a CDS encoding ABC transporter ATP-binding protein: protein MLQVQGVFKSYATAQGPLAVLRGADLQLDQGGSLALMGESGSGKSTLLHLVAGLDHVDKGSIEVAGQRLDQMNEAQLANWRRTEVGLVFQQFNLIGSLKVEDNLAFQARLAGRYQPEWQAELTERLGLDALLKRYPEQLSGGQQQRVAIGRALASRPALLLADEPTGNLDEATSDEVLQLLLDLLADSTTSLLMVTHSPRVAARLQRQAVLHLGRLVSEGER, encoded by the coding sequence ATGCTGCAAGTCCAGGGTGTGTTCAAGAGCTATGCCACGGCCCAGGGCCCATTGGCCGTTTTGCGTGGCGCAGACCTGCAACTGGATCAGGGCGGCAGTCTGGCGCTGATGGGTGAGTCAGGCAGCGGCAAGAGCACCTTATTGCATCTGGTGGCCGGGCTGGACCACGTGGACAAGGGCAGCATCGAGGTCGCGGGGCAGCGTCTCGATCAGATGAATGAGGCGCAACTGGCTAATTGGCGGCGCACGGAAGTCGGTCTGGTGTTTCAGCAGTTCAACCTCATCGGCAGCCTGAAGGTCGAAGACAACCTGGCGTTCCAGGCACGTCTGGCCGGGCGCTATCAACCTGAATGGCAGGCCGAACTGACTGAACGGCTGGGCCTGGACGCCCTGCTCAAGCGCTACCCCGAACAACTGTCGGGCGGCCAGCAGCAGCGCGTTGCAATTGGCCGGGCCCTCGCCTCGCGCCCAGCCCTGCTGCTGGCCGACGAACCTACGGGTAACCTCGACGAAGCCACCAGCGATGAAGTGCTGCAACTGCTGCTGGACCTTCTGGCCGACAGTACTACCAGTCTGTTGATGGTGACCCACAGCCCGCGAGTGGCTGCGCGATTGCAGCGTCAGGCCGTGTTGCATCTGGGTCGTCTGGTCAGCGAAGGCGAACGTTGA
- a CDS encoding ABC transporter permease, whose product MPVFYWTLKALLSHWRRHPVQFFSVLTGLWLATSLLTGVQALNSQARESYAKASQMIGGEPQKILVSPNGANFSQDLFVTLRRAGWPVSPALRGRVTLKEAPEQRLTVLGIEPVSLPVNTALAGQSLDTAQIVDFFTPPGTTWISPQTLAALGLHEGQQPVIDSDKVLPPLRAKTDMAPGVLLMDIGFAQQLLNQPNQISRLVLPKDFADNAPALPAELNGELVLRKSGEDNDLGRLTESFHLNLDALGFLSFVVGLFIVHAAIGLALEQRRGLLRNLRACGVSARGLMVSLVVELGVLALLGGIAGVISGYWLASALLPDVAASLRGLYGAEVAGHLNLSVWWWLSGLGVSLLGAFLAGASSLLRAARLPLLALANAQAWHETHARWLRRQGWVAGISALIAVLAGLFGDSLALGFVLMASLLLSAALGLPVLLNLLLDALLGRSRSVLGQWFLADCRQQLPALSLALMALLLAMAANIGAGSMTSGFRQTFTHWLEQRLSAELYINPQNPAQAAPLQQWLSQQPLTSAVLPNWQVSLQLHGWPAELYGVIDHPHYRQHWPLLESASGDAWQQLAQEDTLMLSEQLARRLDVSVGDEVKLPAPDGPWPLRVVGIYADYGNPKGHILVNADHLLKHWPQLTPNRFNLRIDPHAIPQLLRVLHNKFTIDDNRIVDQIQLKAWSQQVFERTFAATAALNSLTLMVAGVALFISLLTQSQSRLAQLAPLWALGVTRRQLMLLNLAQTWLLAVLTLVLAIPLGLLLAWCLDAVINVQAFGWRLPLQVFPMQLVRLTLLAMLATLLASAWPLYRLYRTRPADLLRTFANEG is encoded by the coding sequence ATGCCCGTCTTTTACTGGACTTTGAAAGCGCTGCTGAGCCACTGGCGGCGCCATCCCGTGCAGTTTTTCAGCGTCCTGACCGGCTTGTGGCTGGCAACCAGCCTGCTGACCGGCGTGCAGGCGCTGAACAGCCAGGCACGCGAAAGCTACGCCAAGGCCAGTCAGATGATCGGCGGCGAGCCGCAGAAGATTCTGGTCTCGCCCAACGGCGCCAACTTTTCCCAGGATCTGTTCGTGACGCTGCGCCGGGCCGGATGGCCGGTATCACCCGCACTGCGCGGGCGCGTCACCCTCAAGGAAGCGCCGGAGCAGCGTCTCACCGTACTTGGTATCGAGCCGGTCTCGCTGCCGGTTAACACTGCGCTGGCCGGCCAATCGCTGGACACGGCGCAGATCGTCGACTTCTTCACGCCTCCCGGCACCACCTGGATTTCCCCGCAGACCCTCGCAGCCCTCGGCCTGCATGAAGGCCAGCAGCCGGTCATCGACTCCGACAAAGTACTGCCGCCGTTGCGTGCGAAAACCGATATGGCGCCGGGCGTGCTGCTCATGGACATCGGTTTCGCCCAGCAACTGCTCAACCAGCCGAATCAGATCTCGCGGCTGGTGCTGCCCAAGGATTTCGCCGACAACGCCCCCGCCCTGCCGGCCGAGCTGAACGGCGAACTGGTGCTGCGCAAGAGTGGCGAAGACAACGACCTGGGCAGGCTGACCGAGAGTTTCCACCTGAACCTCGACGCGCTGGGCTTCCTGTCATTCGTGGTCGGTCTTTTCATCGTCCATGCGGCCATTGGCCTCGCGCTGGAACAGCGTCGCGGGCTGCTGCGCAATCTGCGCGCCTGCGGGGTCAGCGCACGCGGGTTGATGGTGAGTCTGGTTGTCGAGCTCGGCGTGCTGGCCTTGCTCGGCGGTATCGCCGGTGTCATCAGTGGTTACTGGCTGGCGAGCGCGCTGTTGCCCGATGTCGCGGCGAGCTTGCGTGGGCTGTACGGCGCTGAAGTCGCCGGGCACCTGAACCTGAGCGTCTGGTGGTGGCTGAGCGGTCTGGGCGTCAGCCTGCTGGGTGCGTTTCTTGCGGGGGCCAGCAGCCTGTTACGCGCCGCGCGCTTGCCTTTGCTGGCGCTGGCCAACGCGCAGGCGTGGCACGAAACCCACGCCAGATGGCTGCGACGCCAGGGCTGGGTCGCAGGGATTTCAGCGCTGATCGCGGTATTGGCCGGGCTGTTTGGCGACAGCCTGGCGCTGGGCTTCGTGTTGATGGCGAGTCTGTTGTTGAGCGCGGCGCTGGGCCTGCCAGTGCTGCTTAATCTGCTGCTCGACGCACTGTTGGGCAGGAGCCGTTCGGTGCTGGGTCAGTGGTTTCTCGCTGACTGCCGCCAGCAATTACCGGCCCTGAGCCTGGCGCTGATGGCCTTGCTACTGGCGATGGCGGCGAACATCGGCGCGGGCAGCATGACGTCGGGTTTCCGCCAGACGTTCACCCACTGGCTGGAGCAACGCCTCAGCGCCGAGCTGTACATCAATCCGCAGAACCCCGCCCAGGCTGCGCCGTTGCAGCAGTGGTTAAGCCAGCAACCGCTGACGTCGGCGGTGCTGCCCAACTGGCAGGTTTCGCTGCAACTGCATGGCTGGCCGGCGGAGCTTTATGGCGTGATCGATCACCCGCACTACCGCCAGCACTGGCCGCTGCTGGAGTCGGCGAGCGGTGATGCCTGGCAGCAACTGGCGCAGGAAGACACGCTGATGCTCAGCGAACAACTGGCCCGCCGTCTGGACGTCAGCGTTGGCGATGAAGTGAAACTGCCCGCCCCGGACGGGCCGTGGCCGCTGCGCGTCGTTGGCATTTATGCCGATTACGGCAATCCCAAGGGCCACATACTGGTGAACGCCGACCATCTGCTCAAGCACTGGCCGCAGCTCACACCCAACCGCTTTAACCTGCGCATCGATCCCCACGCCATCCCGCAACTGCTGCGCGTGCTGCACAACAAATTCACCATCGACGACAACCGAATCGTCGATCAGATTCAGCTCAAGGCCTGGTCGCAACAGGTCTTCGAACGCACCTTCGCCGCCACCGCCGCGTTGAACAGCCTGACGTTGATGGTGGCTGGCGTCGCGCTGTTCATCAGCCTGCTGACCCAGAGCCAAAGTCGCCTCGCGCAACTGGCGCCGTTGTGGGCGCTGGGCGTGACCCGGCGACAATTGATGCTGCTCAATCTGGCGCAGACCTGGCTGCTGGCAGTGCTCACGCTGGTGCTGGCAATTCCGCTGGGGCTGTTGCTGGCCTGGTGTCTGGACGCCGTGATCAACGTGCAAGCGTTCGGATGGCGCCTGCCGTTGCAAGTTTTCCCCATGCAGCTGGTGCGCCTGACGTTGCTGGCCATGCTCGCCACCCTGCTGGCCTCGGCATGGCCGCTCTACCGTCTGTACCGCACCCGCCCCGCTGATTTGCTGAGGACTTTCGCCAATGAAGGTTAA
- a CDS encoding lipocalin-like domain-containing protein, which translates to MKVKALPLVIVRLQILVLLLFGLMLSGCDDKPEEEKGFAGLADDASSYAQVTPDKRFVFPDDHGPHDDFRIEWWYVTANLKDAEGQSFGVQWTLFRNALPRAKGLQGDGSGWSNRNLWMGHAAVTSRDDHFAAERYARGGVQQAGVTLAPFAAWIDDWSFTSQSANDDPLADMQLQASGPQFNYRLHLKATKPLVLQGKQGFSQKSEQGQASYYYSQPFFEADGSVEIDGKTYQVSGPAWLDREWSSQPLTDNQTGWDWFSLHLGDGAEVMLYRMRQKDGEPYLTGTWINADGSTEQLAAKDIELVPEDTTDVDGRDMPTRWSVKIPSKTVDIAVEALNPQAWMNLQIPYWEGPVTLSGSHEGVGYLEMTGY; encoded by the coding sequence ATGAAGGTTAAAGCCCTGCCCCTGGTCATTGTTCGCCTGCAGATCCTCGTCCTGCTGCTGTTCGGCCTGATGCTGAGTGGCTGCGACGACAAGCCCGAGGAAGAAAAAGGCTTCGCAGGCCTTGCCGACGACGCCTCGAGTTACGCCCAGGTAACGCCGGACAAGCGCTTCGTGTTTCCCGATGACCACGGCCCCCACGATGATTTCCGTATCGAGTGGTGGTACGTCACCGCCAACCTCAAGGATGCCGAGGGCCAGTCATTCGGCGTGCAATGGACGCTGTTTCGCAACGCCCTGCCCCGCGCGAAGGGGCTGCAAGGCGATGGGTCTGGCTGGAGCAACCGCAATCTGTGGATGGGCCACGCGGCGGTGACGTCCCGGGACGACCACTTCGCAGCGGAACGCTATGCCCGTGGCGGCGTGCAGCAGGCCGGCGTGACACTGGCGCCGTTCGCAGCCTGGATCGATGACTGGTCCTTCACCAGCCAGTCTGCCAACGACGATCCGCTGGCGGACATGCAGCTGCAGGCCAGCGGGCCGCAGTTCAACTATCGCCTGCACCTGAAAGCCACGAAGCCGCTGGTGTTGCAAGGCAAACAGGGCTTCAGCCAGAAGTCCGAGCAGGGTCAGGCGTCGTATTACTACAGCCAGCCCTTCTTCGAGGCGGACGGCAGCGTTGAAATCGACGGCAAAACCTATCAAGTGTCCGGGCCCGCGTGGCTGGATCGGGAGTGGAGCAGCCAGCCGCTCACGGATAATCAGACGGGCTGGGACTGGTTCTCGCTGCACTTGGGGGATGGCGCCGAGGTGATGCTCTATCGCATGCGGCAAAAGGACGGCGAGCCGTACCTGACCGGGACCTGGATCAATGCAGACGGCAGCACCGAGCAACTGGCGGCGAAGGACATCGAACTGGTGCCGGAGGACACCACTGACGTTGACGGCCGCGACATGCCCACACGCTGGTCGGTCAAAATCCCTTCGAAGACCGTGGACATCGCTGTCGAAGCGC